The segment AGCCGGGACCCGCAGCCGCGACCCAGACCTTGAGCGCGTCCACGGTTGCGGCGACATCGTGCACCCGCACGATGCGCGCCCCATGCGCCACGGCCGCCAGGGCCGCCGCCAGGCTCGCGGCCAGGCGCTCGTCCACGCCCCGACCGGTCAGCTCACCCAAAGCACGCTTGCGCGACCAGCCCGCCAGCAGCGGATAGCCCAAGCCCAGCAGCGCACGCTGCTGACGCAGCAAGGCCCAGTTCTGCTCGGAGGTCTTGGCAAAGCCATAGCCCGGATCCAGCACGATACGCTCGGCCGCCACGCCCTGCTCGCGCAGGCGCTGCGCGCGGGCGGCCAGGAACTCGCTCACCTCGCCCAGCAGATCGTCGTAGTCGGTGAGGGACTGCATGCTGCCCGGGTCGCCACGCATATGCATCAGGCACACGCCCAGCTGCGCATGATCCTGCATCAGCTGCTCGGCCCCGGCGTCGCGCAGGGCCCGCACATCGTTGAGGATGTCCACCCCCAGATCGGCCGCGCGGCGCATCACCTCGGCCTTGCAGCTGTCCAGGGAGACGGGCACGCCCAGGCTCAGCGCACCGCGCAGCACGCCCTCGACACGGGCCCACTCCTCCTCCGCACTCAGGATCGCCGCACCCGGCCGGGTGGACTCGCCGCCGATGTCCAGGATGTCCACGCCCTCCCCCACGAGACGCTCGCAATGAGCCAAGCCGGCCCGCGCATCGGCGTGAAGGCCGCCATCCGAGAAGGAGTCGGGCGTGAGATTGACGATGCCCATCACCTGCGGGCGGCGGAGGTCGATGCGGTAGCGCGTGGTCTGCCAGAACATGGTGCTCAGGGGAAGCGAAGAGACAAAGAAGAGACAAAGAAAAAGGCCCGTCTCAGCGAGACAGGCCTGGGCAGGACTGCGAGAGGATCAGGCGGCGGCCGGAGCACCGTCCGTGCTGACCGGCGGCGTGCCGCCATTGCTGGGGCCGCTGCTGGGGTTCAGCGGTTCGCCAGGGCCGCGCGGCGGCTTGCCGGCCATGATGTCCACCACCTGGTCGCGGTCAATGGTTTCCCACTTCATCAGGGCATCGGTCATGACCTCCACCTTGTCGCGGTTC is part of the Shinella sp. XGS7 genome and harbors:
- the folP gene encoding dihydropteroate synthase → MFWQTTRYRIDLRRPQVMGIVNLTPDSFSDGGLHADARAGLAHCERLVGEGVDILDIGGESTRPGAAILSAEEEWARVEGVLRGALSLGVPVSLDSCKAEVMRRAADLGVDILNDVRALRDAGAEQLMQDHAQLGVCLMHMRGDPGSMQSLTDYDDLLGEVSEFLAARAQRLREQGVAAERIVLDPGYGFAKTSEQNWALLRQQRALLGLGYPLLAGWSRKRALGELTGRGVDERLAASLAAALAAVAHGARIVRVHDVAATVDALKVWVAAAGPGLGENSDHQDIQEAARNEP